In Mycoplasma suis str. Illinois, a single window of DNA contains:
- the rpmH gene encoding 50S ribosomal protein L34 — MKRTYQPKKRKRVKVHGFLSRISTRSGRKILNDRRRKGRKVLTVSSE; from the coding sequence ATGAAAAGGACTTATCAACCTAAAAAACGAAAAAGAGTTAAAGTACACGGATTCCTTAGCAGGATTTCCACTAGATCAGGTAGAAAAATATTAAATGATAGAAGAAGAAAAGGTAGAAAAGTTCTAACAGTTTCTAGTGAATAG